From Chrysiogenes arsenatis DSM 11915, one genomic window encodes:
- a CDS encoding tetratricopeptide repeat protein, with protein sequence MMRYRTLLLTLLACLLLTPAYASSVSPAAFQALAKAQELVQKSEWQQAHSALDAILSAHAKEPYALATALQLKGYILNETGKHAEALQAFEQVLALGALESSAEQQILYNVAQLLASVGRQKEAAARITTWLAHYPTPTPAQQIQAAWIFLGAQQFAAAATQIEAALRSVEGRPEESWYQMLILALQGTENHASLKQWLPLVIEHYPNNKNYWMQLTSTYLNTQERQKAVAAISTAYHNGLLREESDIRYAVQLYLHAGVPHKAARVLSDALERGIVLSDAKHYEQLADIWFHAREMGTATQAFHKALEHGAGHETSLKLGRMLVQQQEWHAAREHLQRAARSEHERTKSEALILLGMAAYSEGNMAEARDAFGQARRFGKVRRQAEGWLKYLQQEG encoded by the coding sequence ATGATGCGATACCGCACGCTTTTGCTTACCCTGCTCGCTTGCCTGTTGTTGACACCGGCATATGCCTCTTCCGTATCGCCTGCTGCCTTTCAAGCACTCGCCAAAGCGCAAGAACTGGTGCAGAAATCAGAGTGGCAACAAGCGCACAGCGCACTTGATGCTATCCTGAGTGCCCACGCCAAAGAACCCTACGCACTGGCAACCGCGTTGCAGCTTAAAGGATATATCCTGAACGAAACTGGAAAACACGCCGAAGCGCTGCAAGCCTTTGAGCAGGTGCTGGCGCTTGGCGCGCTGGAAAGCTCCGCCGAGCAACAAATACTCTATAACGTGGCGCAACTGCTAGCGAGCGTTGGCCGACAGAAAGAAGCCGCCGCACGGATAACAACCTGGCTGGCACACTATCCCACGCCAACTCCAGCACAGCAAATTCAGGCCGCCTGGATCTTTCTTGGCGCTCAGCAATTTGCCGCCGCCGCCACGCAGATCGAAGCCGCACTGCGCAGCGTGGAAGGTCGTCCCGAAGAATCATGGTATCAAATGCTTATTCTGGCATTGCAAGGCACGGAAAATCACGCCAGCCTCAAACAATGGCTCCCGCTCGTTATCGAGCACTATCCCAACAATAAAAACTACTGGATGCAGCTGACATCAACCTATTTGAACACACAGGAGCGACAGAAAGCCGTCGCCGCCATTTCGACCGCCTACCATAACGGACTGCTGCGCGAAGAGTCGGATATCCGCTACGCCGTGCAACTCTACCTTCATGCCGGCGTACCACACAAAGCCGCGCGCGTACTGAGCGACGCGCTGGAACGCGGGATTGTCCTTTCCGATGCCAAACACTACGAACAACTCGCCGACATCTGGTTCCATGCCCGCGAAATGGGAACGGCAACTCAGGCCTTTCACAAAGCCCTTGAGCACGGTGCCGGACACGAAACCAGCCTGAAACTTGGACGTATGCTGGTGCAGCAACAGGAATGGCACGCCGCACGCGAACATTTACAACGCGCCGCACGCAGCGAACACGAACGGACAAAATCCGAAGCGCTGATTCTGCTAGGCATGGCCGCGTATTCAGAAGGGAACATGGCCGAAGCGCGCGATGCGTTTGGGCAGGCACGCCGATTTGGAAAAGTCAGACGACAGGCGGAAGGATGGCTGAAATACCTCCAGCAGGAAGGGTGA